In the genome of Mercurialis annua linkage group LG8, ddMerAnnu1.2, whole genome shotgun sequence, the window GAAGCATACGATTTTGCAAGATAcgaaagtttaaattagataaatcaagagagataatgatgTTATATGATTGGTATTAAGTAAGGTAACTAATATCAGTATCAAGaattataagttgcgttaacagaaaagagaaaggcacacgtataAACGTACGTGTCAGTAACTGTAAGGATGGTGGATAAtatgaagaaaagtgtaaaagTAAAAATGCAAATACCTCAAAATTTAGTAAGGTGATTAGAAAAGTGAAAGTTTTAGAAATATGTCGAAAGGATTGTCAGAATAGAGCAGCAGCAATAGAATTGCTATAAATAAAGGAAAGATGTAAcgaatataacaaataaaagacaagacaagagttgatactagtacaaagagatcaagatataagtgctaaggaagcATAAAGCGTATAGGACGATAGTGAGTTGAAATTCTTCCTTGACTTTAGAAATTGTAAAGTAAATGGAGTATAAATATTAGAACGATCGGAAAACCCTTCAAAAGAAGACGAGAGATagaataagaaagaagttaaatGAAGATTAGCTAACGAGAAGGATTCTCGAAGTAGTTAGACTTAAAAGAAACATGCGAGATTCATatgaaattattataaatagagAATTGTAACATAAAGGAGAGACATTTTTGACTGACAAGTCAATTAATGACTCGAGAAGATTTTTAAGGACTAACTACAGAAAATCAAGGGAGATAAGAATACGGATAGTATCGGTCAAAGAGAATGGCTGTACAAGTTACACGATTAAATGTAACGTGAAGTGAAGCGTTGAAGATAACGGCGAATGATGAAGATTTACGACCGTCAGAACAGCCTGAAGTTCACGATAGCTTAATAAgccaaaggaaagagaaatagTAGATAGTAAAGAGTGTATCAGGCTTAGCCATGTTAAGAGACAGTAAATGTGTTAAACGTAAAGTAAGATGAAGAAAATTGATTAAGAAAGAACAAAGTGTCAGCAATGATAGAACAGAGTGAGAAATAGCAAGAACCAGCCAAGAAAGGATAGTGATAGTTACAGGCGATGGgaaagatcataactgcaagttatgattacaagagaaaatattcataggaatatgaataaaataagtACGTTATTAAAGATGAAGCgacacgtcgtgactattcaTGTATAAGGGGGCGAGTAGCAACCTCatggctactaagaatgaaatgacgaaacaagaaaacattagattatgattaatgACAACTAAGTGGCAATGATGTAAGGACTATGACATCAAGAATATGCCCAAGAACAATTCTATCTCGGAAAGGATAACAGATGagacgaaggtaccagtaagagGATTCTCGACGATGTAACAGCAAGCAACTATTAAGAGTTGAATAGACAATCAATTAAcaacaagtatgaagttataACTGGGCATGGAAACTAAGAGTTAAGTAAAAAGGAAAAGCTGTAATCAAAACgtattaatggacgtcaaggaaactgtaaggataagttaagattccaacaagatttatgaaaattcgaggacgaatttttataaggggggaagaatgtaataccccaaaatatttaattagctaattggaccacgtgtccagttttgattcgccagagtggtgatatcagaagaatttttgaaaagataaagtaaataagtttcaagtaggtcggttttgagaagttaactatgagaaaattaaggttatatttcaattctaaagttagaattggaattaataggaaaaatgtcaagaaaagtctaaaatgaagtacagggaccaaagtggtaagttagccactttgtgtcgaaaatagaaatatgggattttgacgggaaagtgttattatcgggctttgtattatttataggatataaataatacgtataagtcgtaataaaagaatttaacgatttagttatggactaaatcgtataaaagagaagtttaaaggataaatgataagaaacaaaaagaacaaggatcaaagtgggcttttagccaaacaatataagaaaggaaatatgaaatgaagatcagagaaggatcgagaggaAACAGAAGCTTCATTCGTtcgatatcgtcgtttcgccgccgtttcttcgttcgacgtccgattcaagcgattcaagcggtgATTTCTTCAGAACGGAAAGCTCTATCACCTCCGGCCATCgaattaaggtaagaggtcgggttttggcATGAAAAAGATGATTTTGTGGGCTGTTTTCATGAGATTATGATTTTGGATTGAAATTGATGTTTTCGGGTTTACtatgacgtttttgaagaaaccgagatatgggtattgagcgtgggtatgtttggcacgtcgggattgtggcgaaaccccggaaaatctgatttccggggctgtgcacgtggtacacgaccgtgtaccacgggtgcacgaacgtgtactgatgtacacgaacgtgcacctagcgaggtacacgatcgtgtactaaagtacacgaacgtgtacttctcatggtacacgaacgtgtacaatgagtacacgaacgtgtacccctgaggtgcacgaacgtgtacttggttgcacgatcgtgcacccaccaaagcGCACACCtgtgcaccccaactcgcctcCACGCGTATATAAACTGTAATTGACTTAAGTGTTTGACGTTTAGAGTAATTGGACGCTAAAGGACAGATTTCGGACTTGGAAAGTTATTAATCTCGAGATTTTCTCGacattttaaatgaataataataatggaaacgTCAAGGGCGTTAGGCGATTTTCAATTATGAGatatagtattcgctaagtcgtttatacgactagtgatattgaatacgtaaacaagtataaaatgaaactgAAGTATAAAacctaaaagtattatacgtataagaatacgagaatcacgtctaactattaacgatttatcagacgtgtcagcgagtagtggaagcagtagaggcggactagcgagagcgtactatcaaatcgatcatatcatttcttggattgcggtcactgtgagttgcattttactttcgtgtattatcaaTTGATACTATTTTGGTATTATTATCTATATGCTGTTGatatgcatcgcattatatatatatatttgaattactgATATGTTATATGCTTTGAATAAGTTTTTACGTACAagaacctagtatacgatccaacgaaactagctacctattgggtgtcaataggctgtgtgatcaccagtaatgtgtcagtctagcgtgtctgactaAGAGGTACGATTTGATATGCATGGATGATGTGATTATGAAAGTTAgaatatgaatttgatacgagagtgaactcggttaaaataacctgagccccacgagagtgaactcggttagagtaacctgagccccgtatctagtgccactttgggattaagagatatgtcctgactgacgtggttgaacgtgaacgctcccgggtcagaccattggaatcagtatgatttgaataatagtgagttacgttatgtttcaggattttagtttcgaaaggatcgagtacttgttcatatgtatttttgtattaatgttgatttaaaatgcgatgctatatttctataataataccgttagtaaatgcaaactcactcagtatttccccaaatactgacccctcacctttgatgtctttcaggtgcttagcttgtggacttagctagaggccaattttgaagtccagaagtcagctgtatatattagtttctgacttctgtgagtgctacagtagtggtcctgtgtcaacagaatagtagcctagtcagcagtttattttgattgtatatatcaactgctgtatttgtctatatgctttttgataggctacgtacgttgtatatgatccacggccccagatgccagtgagatgtttgaaacactaactgatgtatatagtaccgcgaggccagttcgtacagggtacggtaactagagcccgcgaggttttgaaacagttagtgtacatattcggttatatgttatatatatgtatatttgcttccgttgtttgttgttatttgtttatattatatttgcgaaaaataaattgtgagtttaggcttgctacgggttccggagctaccactcccgttccctagcgccggttgcggctcaataattttgggtcgtgacaactcggctacggtgtagcctggaagtccccgtatctagtggctgggccaccagcgagttggactcgcaattgatatttacgattgggttgaatgatatatgattattcgagagatgtgtcgcatgctaggatattagtttcacacggatcaaatacatgtttatatcttttatattaatattttctcgacatgcgatgctatgtttttatattaatactgttagtaaatgtcaactcactcagtatttccccaaatactgacccctcacctttgatgtctttcaggtgcttagcttgtggacttagctagaggccaattttggagtgcagaagtcatctgtatatgttagtttatgacttctgttaatgctgcagtagtggtcctgtgtcaacagaatagtagcctagtcagcagttcattttgattgtatatatcaactgctgtatttgtttatatgcttcttgataggctacgtgttttgtatatgatccacggccccagatgccggtgtgatgttttgagacactaactgatgtatatagtaccgcgaggccagttcgtacagggtacggtaactagagcccgcgaggttaacggaacagttagtgtaaatgtttatatgtgttatatatttgcttctgttgtgttacgctgtttgtttatattatttgcgaaaaataaattgtgattttaggcttgctacgggttccggagctaccactcccgttccctagcgccggttgcggctcaatattttgggtcgtgacataatcATATCTTATTAACAAGGCGGTGTTATATTTTACCTTCAGTTCGAATGAATTTCAATtgactatttaatttatttttatttttttgacaatctaTATTAAATCTTCTTTTCATAACTTTAATGGTGtctttacaaaatttcaaaaattatgcATAAAAATTGACGGTAGCTTAGGCGGTTAATAATCTCCCAATGGATTTTGATTTTAGGACTCCCTTACAAGAAATCTCATGATCTTTAAAAGCAATCAAGAAACCTCCTTAAACCCTAAACATGAGAAAAATATtcctaaaaatttaataaaaccaAATCCAACTTAACCAAACTTAAAACCACCTACCCAACCCTTAATTGACAACAACAGATGTCGTCGGCCCCTCACTGTAGCCGACCACCCACTGATGTTGACAGGGACAAAgccaagattttttttttggaggggcaaaaataattttaatattcattcaaaaattatcataaaaaataataaaaaattaacttcattaataaaaataattcaatataattcaatatatattaaatatcaatCTTAGAATTTTACAcgtcttttttttatataattataaaagttaGAGATCTACTTAGGtatgaaaatatattaatgacataattaatttttttactaaacgAATGAATAATTACATTAAAacaaggcttaatcaccaaatcttttcaccttttagcccctttcaGTCTTACACCAACGTTGtgattttgtcaaatttatCCAAATTTACACCTTTaagtttcaattccaccctcaagtattaaattgatctcttatCATtcgaaaaaaagttaaaataaaacatttatttttaacttttttagcggaAAAGAGTTCAGATAAGtattttataagggtttttataaattttccaaataaaaaagagtccaatttataattttgagggTGAAATTGGAGATTAAAGATGTGAATTTGGGAATATTGGGCAAAATTATAACGTTAAAATGCAACTGAAAAAGGGTTGAAAGGTAGAGGATTTTTTTGGTGGTTAAGtcttaaaacaattatattaattagtttaatatatgtatatgagttttttaaaattgaaatttgtaTAAAAGTATTGTTTTTAGGAGATTTTCCTTcactaaactttaaaaaattggatattttGGAGGGGCAAGTGCCATGGCATGCCCCTCCTTATCTTCGTCCTTGGATGTTGATCGCTTTCGAAGATCATGGGTTTCTTATAAGATGACTTTAAAATAAGGGTACAAGGGTAATTATTAGCATATTTAGGCTGGAGTTTACTCTAAACTGCAAGCGCTTGTCAATCtccttaatatttaaattagtcctaaatatttactttatttttcaaataagcacttaaatttttttaatatcaattcaACTCctataatttaaatagtttatatatcaaattaaattttattaaaaaacttaaGGACGTTTTTGTACTTTTTACATCTTAACCcaaaattcaattgtttttgttttttaaaataacctaaaatcaattttactcctatcatctTCAACGTTTCCGCCACAAAACCAAAATCATCTTCTTCTACATTTCATCCTCGCCGTCCAGCCGTCGCTCGTCCTCATCGTCCTAACAGTTGGCAACAGTTGGTCGTCATTCCATGGCAAGCAACATCTAATGTGTTTAATTTTGTAGGTTAAGTTTGTGGATTGGATACTCAGAGTGACACGTCACTAAGTTCAGGTCCGCCGGAGGTTTATTTTCTGATATcatatcttttgtttttttttttaatttaaagtcATTTTGGTAAACTTGAAGCTAATTATAGTTTTTTCAcagttaaaatttgatttttaagaaGAATTAGATTTTCACAGTAAGCTAATTAAAGTCTACTAATATAACTACTGGATTGAGAACTGCTCTGTTGCACCTAGAAATTCAATCACATTGATGAAATTGTGTCTTTTGATTGGATTAAGTAAGAAAGTAAAATTATGTTTGAGTTAATTAGGTTTGATTTGGATAATTAGGGGTTTGATTAAGTTTAATTATGATAAACTAGGATCAGTTAGAAGATATGCTATGATTTTACTTTGTATGTGAAGTTAATAGCTTTTGCTTATTTTAATTGGATGCCAACTCTTTTGCTATTTCAATTGGAAAACAGGTGCTTCGCTATGATTCTTAACGGATGCGCCATAACGGCTAAACCTAGGTCCAACGGCCTGGTTTCTGCAAATGCTCCTCACGTCAGTGCTAAGCCTGCAATTATCAGGAATTCATGGACTCCATTTCTGAATCTGGAGTCTAAATCATGGTTACCTAGAGGTATAAGCTATCAAcattactgtttttttttactCATTGTAGAATATATGTCAGGGATGATCCTAATTGTGAAATTATTTTCGATAAAACAGGGTTGCTCTTAAGCGGGGGTCGCAGTAAAATTTGGCATGCTGTTCCATTGTTACCTAGGCAAAGAAAATCTTATATTTGCCCCCGAGCGTCGAAAGATGTCCCATACAGTTACCGCTTCCCCCCAATGACGGAGAAGCCGAAATGGTGGTGGAGGACATTAGCTTGTCTCCCCTATTTGATGCCGCTTCACGAGACTTGGATGTATGCCGAGACCGCATATCATCTACATCCGTTCCTCGAAGACTTTGAATTTTTGACATACCCGTTTCTCGGTGCCATCGGGAGGTTGCCCAGCTGGTTCTTGATGGCGTATTTTTTTGTTGCATATCTTGGAGTTGTGAGAAGAAAGGAATGGCCACATTTCTTTAGGTTTCATGTGGTGATGGGGATGTTGTTGGAGATTGCTCTTCAAGTGATTGGAACTGTGAGCCGGTGGATGCCGCTGGCCATCTACTGGGGTAAAGTGGGGATGCATTTTTGGACAGCCATTGCGTTTGCTTATCTCTTCACCGTCTTGGAAAGCATAAGGTGCGC includes:
- the LOC126660636 gene encoding protein TIC 20-I, chloroplastic-like, giving the protein MILNGCAITAKPRSNGLVSANAPHVSAKPAIIRNSWTPFLNLESKSWLPRGLLLSGGRSKIWHAVPLLPRQRKSYICPRASKDVPYSYRFPPMTEKPKWWWRTLACLPYLMPLHETWMYAETAYHLHPFLEDFEFLTYPFLGAIGRLPSWFLMAYFFVAYLGVVRRKEWPHFFRFHVVMGMLLEIALQVIGTVSRWMPLAIYWGKVGMHFWTAIAFAYLFTVLESIRCALAGMYADVPFACDAAYIQIPYD